The following coding sequences are from one Enterococcus sp. 4G2_DIV0659 window:
- the gpsB gene encoding cell division regulator GpsB: MANLVYSPKDILQKEFKTKMRGYDPVEVDEFLDNVIKDYEAYNKEILTLQEENNRLLAKLDQASKVQQAMPSRSSQEMPKSAAVTNFDILKRLSNLEREVFGKKLDDTPASNPISGMSHSSSYESSLHNPYEREIDHSETRQF, from the coding sequence ATGGCAAATTTAGTATACAGTCCAAAAGATATTTTACAAAAAGAATTTAAGACAAAAATGCGTGGCTATGATCCAGTTGAAGTGGATGAATTTTTAGATAACGTAATCAAAGATTATGAAGCGTACAATAAAGAAATTTTAACCTTACAAGAAGAAAACAATCGTTTATTAGCTAAGCTTGATCAAGCATCTAAAGTGCAACAAGCGATGCCTTCTCGTAGCAGTCAAGAGATGCCTAAGAGTGCGGCGGTAACAAACTTTGATATTCTAAAACGTTTGTCTAATTTAGAACGTGAAGTATTTGGAAAAAAATTAGATGATACTCCAGCTTCAAATCCAATTTCAGGTATGAGTCATTCAAGTTCATATGAAAGTAGTTTACACAATCCTTACGAACGTGAAATTGATCATTCAGAAACACGTCAATTTTAA
- a CDS encoding DUF1273 domain-containing protein — MENVKTLYVTGYKSFEIGAFQDNDPKIEVIKKVLKKEILGYLDTGLEWVLVSGNLGTEIWAAEVVAELKNDYPELKLGIIYPFKGFGSNWNEKNQANLEKIERLADYVDAVSHQEYKSPAQLKMHTRFLLEHSGGSLLIYDKEYPGKTEYFLKDAELFSEKFPYEIRLITMDDLQNSVE, encoded by the coding sequence ATGGAAAACGTAAAAACACTTTATGTGACTGGGTATAAAAGCTTTGAAATCGGGGCTTTTCAAGACAATGATCCTAAAATAGAAGTTATTAAAAAAGTATTAAAAAAAGAAATTTTAGGCTACTTAGACACTGGATTGGAGTGGGTTTTAGTTTCAGGCAATCTTGGAACAGAGATTTGGGCGGCAGAAGTTGTGGCAGAATTGAAAAATGATTATCCAGAATTAAAATTAGGAATCATTTATCCATTTAAAGGTTTTGGCAGCAATTGGAATGAAAAAAATCAAGCAAATTTAGAAAAAATCGAGCGGTTGGCCGATTATGTGGATGCAGTGAGTCATCAAGAATACAAGTCGCCAGCTCAATTAAAAATGCATACGCGCTTTTTATTGGAGCATTCTGGCGGGAGTTTATTGATTTATGATAAAGAATATCCTGGAAAAACGGAGTATTTTTTAAAAGATGCGGAGCTTTTTTCTGAAAAATTTCCTTATGAAATTCGCCTAATAACAATGGATGATTTACAAAACTCGGTAGAATAG